The proteins below come from a single Saccharophagus degradans 2-40 genomic window:
- the scpB gene encoding SMC-Scp complex subunit ScpB — MSEENIQLQNIIEGAILAAGEALSIDRILSLFDENEQPEKDDIKQALLAIQEKNAGRGFELVEVASGWRFQVVEDIAMWVNRLWDEKPQKYSRALLETLALVAYRQPITRGDIEDVRGVAVSSHIIKTLVEREWVKVVGHRDVPGRPALYATTRQFLDYFNLKSLDELPTLGELKDIDGLNEDLAFEEAVEASKTEDLAESDAQEQAADEAQQAAAGEAPVAENPETTAEKGAADEAAVESETLSDDSMDDELAEADTDAGIENENETDGSETSELEQDQEQVASAAAEEHDAAEETEQLDDADTDSAASDDIDEDETLAEQDLNTSEEADAPASELDESQTLEETSEEKLD; from the coding sequence ATGAGCGAAGAAAACATACAGCTACAAAATATTATCGAAGGGGCTATTTTGGCCGCTGGCGAAGCTCTTAGTATCGATAGAATACTGAGCCTGTTCGATGAAAACGAGCAGCCAGAAAAAGACGACATCAAACAAGCTTTGTTGGCAATACAAGAAAAGAACGCAGGTCGTGGCTTCGAGCTCGTAGAGGTTGCTAGCGGTTGGCGTTTTCAGGTGGTTGAAGATATCGCCATGTGGGTGAATAGATTGTGGGATGAAAAGCCGCAAAAATATTCACGTGCGCTACTAGAAACCCTTGCGTTGGTCGCATACAGGCAGCCAATTACCCGTGGTGACATTGAAGATGTGCGCGGTGTGGCTGTGAGCTCTCATATTATTAAAACCTTGGTAGAGCGGGAATGGGTGAAGGTAGTAGGACATCGCGACGTGCCTGGTCGACCTGCGTTGTACGCAACTACTAGGCAATTCTTAGACTACTTCAACTTAAAAAGTTTGGATGAACTACCCACGCTTGGCGAACTTAAAGATATTGACGGTTTAAATGAAGATTTAGCCTTCGAAGAGGCCGTTGAAGCGAGCAAGACTGAAGATTTAGCCGAAAGCGATGCACAGGAGCAAGCTGCCGACGAAGCGCAACAAGCCGCTGCTGGCGAAGCTCCAGTAGCTGAAAATCCCGAGACAACTGCTGAGAAAGGCGCAGCTGACGAAGCCGCAGTAGAGTCTGAGACCTTAAGTGACGATTCAATGGATGATGAATTGGCTGAGGCAGATACTGACGCTGGCATTGAAAACGAAAATGAAACTGACGGCTCTGAAACCAGTGAATTGGAGCAAGATCAGGAACAAGTAGCGTCGGCTGCTGCCGAAGAGCATGATGCAGCGGAAGAGACAGAACAGCTTGACGACGCAGATACAGACTCGGCAGCGTCGGATGATATTGACGAAGATGAAACGTTAGCAGAACAAGATTTAAACACTTCTGAGGAAGCCGACGCGCCAGCCAGTGAGCTTGACGAATCTCAAACGCTAGAAGAGACATCAGAAGAAAAACTCGACTAA
- a CDS encoding GGDEF domain-containing protein — MARSAATQPRTRGKKPTATMLKVNGFPGENELRDLQFKLAYNLQSTLDVVNTLELFFSNIQDLFEVNGLSFDNLEGIELKLGSQEKHSACYNVATSTIQLGKIEFRRAKPFLETELTLMEMLIGVLFYPLRNALLYRAALDSSMRDPLTGIGNRQAMDNCFAREIKLSLRHQTPLSLMLIDVDFFKKLNDTYGHRAGDKMLKHIVTNIKNSLRETDQIFRFGGEEFVVLLHNTDAENARLTAERIRIHSAITPMEIDGENVASTISLGVTTLIDTDNVESFFERADCALYQAKKEGRNKVVVESSNNMRQHNRNSEAHAGQSSTA, encoded by the coding sequence ATGGCGAGAAGTGCAGCGACACAACCCCGTACACGAGGCAAAAAGCCGACAGCGACCATGCTGAAAGTTAACGGCTTTCCCGGCGAAAACGAGCTGAGAGATTTACAGTTTAAGCTGGCCTACAACCTACAAAGCACTTTAGATGTAGTAAATACATTGGAGTTGTTCTTTAGCAATATTCAAGATCTATTCGAAGTAAATGGATTAAGTTTCGATAATTTAGAAGGTATTGAATTAAAGCTTGGGTCTCAAGAGAAACATTCCGCCTGCTACAACGTTGCAACCAGCACCATTCAACTGGGCAAAATTGAATTTAGGCGCGCCAAACCATTTTTAGAAACAGAGCTAACCTTAATGGAAATGCTTATAGGTGTGCTCTTTTACCCATTGCGTAACGCGCTGTTATACCGCGCTGCGCTCGATAGCTCTATGCGCGACCCCCTTACAGGGATTGGTAATCGGCAGGCAATGGACAATTGTTTTGCACGTGAAATTAAGCTTTCGCTGCGCCATCAAACGCCGCTTAGCCTAATGCTTATCGATGTGGATTTCTTCAAGAAACTCAACGATACATATGGCCACCGCGCCGGTGACAAAATGCTTAAGCATATTGTCACCAACATCAAAAACTCACTGAGAGAAACCGATCAAATATTCCGGTTTGGTGGAGAAGAGTTTGTGGTGCTACTGCACAATACCGACGCCGAAAACGCTCGCCTAACCGCAGAGCGCATCCGCATTCATTCGGCCATTACACCAATGGAGATCGACGGCGAAAATGTAGCGTCCACGATTAGCCTAGGGGTAACCACTTTAATTGATACAGATAACGTGGAATCGTTTTTTGAGCGCGCTGACTGCGCGTTATATCAAGCGAAAAAAGAAGGGCGAAATAAGGTGGTGGTTGAATCTTCGAACAACATGCGGCAGCACAACCGCAACAGCGAAGCTCACGCAGGCCAATCTAGCACTGCGTGA
- a CDS encoding flavodoxin, which yields MAITAFGSIGEAAVAAKIGLIYGSDDGNTETIAFRIQARLGEENVDVLDVSDVTQMDFASYDKLILGIPTWDFGQIQSDWEDFWDDVKEVGFEGKTVALFGLGDQFGYGDFFLDAMGMLHDVIVENGAKIVGHWPVEGYEFDASKALIEGEGLFVGLGIDEDQQPELSASRLNKWVSQISHEFNLGYEPIELDD from the coding sequence ATGGCAATAACAGCGTTTGGTTCTATAGGCGAGGCAGCAGTGGCAGCAAAAATTGGGTTGATCTATGGCAGTGACGACGGCAACACAGAAACAATTGCGTTTCGAATTCAGGCGCGCTTAGGCGAAGAGAATGTAGATGTGTTGGACGTAAGCGACGTAACGCAAATGGATTTTGCCAGTTATGACAAGCTCATACTGGGCATACCAACTTGGGATTTCGGTCAAATCCAATCCGACTGGGAAGATTTCTGGGACGATGTGAAAGAGGTAGGGTTTGAAGGGAAAACCGTGGCGTTATTCGGCTTGGGGGATCAGTTTGGTTATGGGGATTTCTTCCTTGATGCCATGGGCATGCTGCATGACGTGATAGTTGAAAATGGCGCCAAAATTGTGGGGCACTGGCCCGTTGAAGGTTATGAGTTTGATGCATCTAAGGCATTAATAGAGGGTGAGGGCCTGTTTGTTGGCCTTGGTATAGATGAAGATCAACAGCCAGAGCTAAGTGCATCGCGTCTAAATAAGTGGGTGTCGCAAATTAGTCATGAATTTAACCTAGGATACGAGCCAATAGAATTGGATGATTAG
- a CDS encoding diacylglycerol kinase, which yields MTHKNSGPTRVFKAAYYSYKGIVSAIKHEAAFRQELILAVVLLPLAFWLDVTKLERLALVATVVLVLVVELLNSGIEAVVDRVGVEHHELAGRAKDMGSAAVFLCLILTAFVWGTILFL from the coding sequence ATGACGCATAAAAATTCAGGCCCCACTCGTGTATTTAAAGCAGCCTATTATTCTTACAAAGGTATTGTTAGTGCCATTAAGCACGAAGCAGCGTTTCGGCAGGAGTTGATCCTCGCTGTGGTTTTACTCCCTTTGGCGTTTTGGCTTGATGTGACCAAGCTAGAAAGGTTAGCTTTGGTGGCCACTGTTGTGCTGGTGTTGGTTGTGGAGCTGCTTAATAGCGGTATAGAGGCGGTGGTTGACCGGGTAGGTGTAGAACACCATGAGCTTGCTGGGCGGGCTAAAGATATGGGGTCGGCCGCTGTGTTTTTATGTTTAATCCTCACGGCCTTTGTGTGGGGCACAATACTGTTTCTTTAG
- a CDS encoding HD domain-containing phosphohydrolase — MTKLVAAPLRAVNNRPALSVAEQQYYLKRLANLSQRVAIHSVSNINNTDNHLVLPQGRQLQADELNNLPLASLEYDFDKNLHIEGQITADTIPGHFKLMIEADSHIKSFSEAHHSLERIAPYCEILASHPSLLTKLTCLSYCYPHAFKNALFTAWLGVICAELKKDPVAQTQALFLSALLQGLGLLFLPSSISLEAKNLTAEERVTLHAYPTLGYKLLVGHKKISDDVARAILEHRENLDGSGYPTGKLGNNISPTAQLLNVLSSLHAAYTYRLKPACRPISALASIIKMNGHTRFGRSGIKLIEVLQDEKATYEATLPSEVMPEFIALVRETFGYLKQCIERAESLSVAIGFRHNNSQLYALQNRIIHIDIAITQSEVINDAYLRLMEHIEKKQLTHAYGEIEDTFLRMHEVVFHIEKLRQSLAVFAEENPAENEHVQTVREGLQELDRIAAPSISAALKATWIGPVTSQRHDNL; from the coding sequence ATGACGAAACTGGTAGCCGCCCCCCTGCGCGCCGTAAACAACCGGCCTGCTCTTTCTGTGGCGGAACAACAATACTACCTCAAGCGACTTGCAAACCTCAGTCAACGCGTTGCTATTCATAGTGTTTCGAATATAAACAACACCGACAACCACCTCGTTTTACCGCAAGGTCGGCAACTACAGGCAGACGAGCTAAACAACTTACCGCTGGCTAGCCTCGAATACGACTTTGACAAAAACTTGCATATCGAAGGCCAAATAACTGCCGATACTATTCCCGGTCACTTCAAGCTAATGATTGAAGCTGACTCACACATCAAAAGCTTTAGCGAAGCACACCACTCGCTAGAGCGGATAGCTCCCTACTGCGAAATATTAGCATCGCACCCGAGCTTACTCACCAAGCTAACGTGCCTCTCATACTGCTACCCACACGCATTTAAAAACGCACTGTTTACAGCCTGGCTTGGCGTAATATGCGCCGAGTTAAAAAAAGACCCCGTCGCACAAACTCAAGCCCTCTTTTTAAGTGCGCTACTCCAAGGGTTGGGGCTGCTATTTTTACCCAGCTCCATTTCGTTAGAAGCCAAAAATCTAACCGCTGAAGAGCGAGTCACCTTGCACGCCTACCCTACACTTGGCTACAAATTACTGGTTGGGCACAAAAAAATTAGCGACGATGTTGCCAGAGCCATCTTAGAGCACCGTGAAAACTTAGACGGCAGCGGCTACCCAACCGGTAAATTAGGCAATAACATTAGCCCCACCGCGCAGTTATTGAATGTATTGAGCAGCCTGCATGCGGCCTATACGTACAGACTTAAACCCGCTTGTCGACCCATATCGGCACTGGCATCCATTATTAAAATGAATGGCCACACTCGCTTTGGGCGCAGTGGCATTAAATTAATAGAAGTACTACAAGACGAAAAAGCCACCTACGAAGCGACGCTGCCTAGCGAGGTTATGCCAGAATTTATCGCACTTGTACGCGAAACATTTGGTTATTTAAAACAATGTATCGAACGCGCCGAATCGCTATCTGTCGCCATCGGCTTTAGGCATAACAATAGCCAGCTGTACGCCCTGCAAAACAGAATTATCCATATAGATATTGCTATCACCCAATCGGAAGTCATCAACGATGCGTACTTACGCCTCATGGAGCACATAGAAAAAAAACAACTTACCCACGCCTACGGGGAAATAGAAGATACGTTTTTACGTATGCATGAGGTTGTGTTTCATATTGAGAAGCTTCGCCAGAGCTTAGCTGTTTTTGCCGAAGAAAACCCAGCGGAAAATGAACACGTTCAAACAGTGAGAGAAGGCTTACAAGAGTTGGACCGCATAGCGGCCCCGAGTATTTCTGCCGCCTTGAAAGCAACGTGGATAGGCCCTGTCACCAGCCAAAGGCATGACAATTTATAA
- a CDS encoding flavin reductase family protein, with product MSGSSIESAGVTLAQQMRDGMRRLASGVCVVTANNLLKQRFAMTASSVTSLSDNPPSLLVCINTDSRINQPLLETQSFCINILSASHQLVSNTCASPNTDEQRFEVGDWVKNQETGLYYLNDAEAVFFCEKVNVLQHGTHNIFIGNITKVSTSQAEATPLIYLNGGYV from the coding sequence ATGTCTGGAAGTTCTATCGAGTCAGCGGGTGTCACTCTGGCTCAGCAAATGCGCGACGGTATGCGTCGCTTGGCGTCTGGTGTGTGTGTTGTAACTGCTAACAACCTACTCAAGCAGCGCTTTGCCATGACAGCGTCATCGGTAACGTCTTTATCTGATAATCCGCCATCGCTATTGGTTTGTATAAACACCGACTCGCGAATCAATCAGCCATTGCTCGAAACTCAGTCGTTTTGTATCAATATACTCTCAGCTTCGCACCAATTGGTATCTAACACTTGTGCGTCCCCCAACACTGATGAGCAGCGCTTTGAGGTAGGAGATTGGGTTAAAAACCAAGAAACAGGCTTGTATTATTTAAACGATGCGGAGGCAGTATTTTTTTGCGAAAAAGTGAATGTGCTGCAACACGGTACGCACAATATCTTTATTGGCAATATTACTAAGGTAAGTACCAGTCAAGCCGAAGCGACGCCGCTTATCTACTTAAACGGTGGTTATGTATAA